Proteins from a single region of Patulibacter sp. SYSU D01012:
- a CDS encoding ABC transporter substrate-binding protein, with protein MTPRPARRPGTPVSPASRARRVGALACVAALAAAPLAGCGGGRDAAPAPAATAAAPATRYPVTVRTCGTVTVERPVERAVAISQPAIEMLLSLGLQDRMAGAAGWNDPVLPRLRAANATVPQLGSRFPSFERVLQQEPDLVYSTFAYGFTDEGVAPRERFARLGVPTYLSASECTGQDARQTRRLAFSDVFREVTDVATLFDVRDRGDRLVAELRRRLRTAAGDLDARGVSLAWWYAGTRTPYIAGCCGAPGMITRQVGARNAFERSRQLWPETSWEAILEADPTVLVLADLTRGDDGDSVRDKLAFLRRDPVARRLTAVRKRRLIVVTGSDMDPSLRTVDAVEKVAAGLRKLGVAR; from the coding sequence GTGACGCCACGCCCCGCCCGCCGCCCGGGCACCCCCGTCTCACCCGCATCCCGCGCCCGCCGCGTCGGGGCCCTCGCGTGCGTCGCCGCCCTGGCGGCCGCCCCGCTCGCCGGCTGCGGTGGCGGTCGCGACGCCGCCCCCGCCCCCGCCGCGACCGCCGCGGCCCCGGCGACGCGCTACCCCGTCACGGTCCGGACCTGCGGCACCGTCACCGTCGAGCGCCCCGTCGAACGCGCCGTCGCGATCAGCCAGCCCGCGATCGAGATGCTGCTCAGCCTGGGCCTGCAGGACCGCATGGCCGGCGCCGCCGGGTGGAACGACCCGGTCCTGCCGCGCCTGCGCGCCGCGAACGCCACGGTGCCGCAGCTCGGCAGCAGGTTCCCGTCCTTCGAGCGGGTGCTGCAGCAGGAGCCCGACCTCGTCTACTCCACGTTCGCCTACGGGTTCACGGACGAGGGTGTCGCGCCGCGCGAGCGCTTCGCCCGGCTGGGCGTGCCGACCTACCTGTCGGCCAGCGAGTGCACCGGCCAGGACGCGCGCCAGACGCGGCGCCTCGCGTTCTCCGACGTCTTCCGCGAGGTCACGGACGTGGCGACGCTCTTCGACGTCCGCGATCGCGGCGACCGGCTCGTCGCCGAGCTGCGCCGGCGGCTGCGCACCGCCGCCGGGGACCTGGACGCCCGGGGCGTGTCCCTCGCCTGGTGGTACGCCGGCACCCGGACGCCCTACATCGCCGGCTGCTGCGGCGCGCCGGGGATGATCACCCGCCAGGTCGGGGCGAGGAACGCGTTCGAGCGCAGCCGGCAGCTGTGGCCGGAGACGAGCTGGGAGGCGATCCTCGAGGCGGATCCCACGGTCCTGGTGCTCGCCGACCTGACCCGCGGCGACGACGGCGACAGCGTCCGCGACAAGCTCGCCTTCCTGCGGCGCGACCCGGTGGCCCGGCGGCTGACGGCAGTCCGGAAGCGGCGCCTGATCGTCGTGACGGGCTCGGACATGGACCCGTCGCTGCGCACCGTGGACGCGGTGGAGAAGGTGGCGGCCGGCCTGCGGAAGCTGGGGGTGGCGCGATGA
- a CDS encoding PepSY domain-containing protein, producing MTTQIDPAAAPAGPSPDPVPSRPAAPRGRRRSVRPLALRLHFYAGILVAPLLVVACVTGLLYVATPQLEPLVYRHELRVDPPAGARPLPLVDQIRAARAAHPEGTIATVRPAPERDATTRVVLDVDGLPEARQRTVFVDPYRGEVRGALLTSGEWLPLRAWVDELHRHLHLGETGRLYSETAAAWLWVVVLGGLVLWFGRGRAARRRRPSGGRGVTVRRHAWVGVVAALGLLALSATGLTWSKHTGDHVTALRQDLNWQTPAVDAGAGAGGEHAGHAGHGEGGGAGAPLSPDAESTRWSAVDDAVRTAGTAGLVAPLEVTPPATDGARWAVKEVRRTWPERQDAVAVNAGGTRITDVSRFADWPLAAKLARWGVDAHMGLLFGIWNQLALAALAIALLVLIVLGYRMWWQRRPKGGPRLAVGRPVPRGTWRQLPTPGLVLLVAAAALAGWFIPPLGVTLVAFLLLDGLLALVRRRRPAAR from the coding sequence ATGACCACCCAGATCGATCCCGCCGCGGCCCCTGCCGGGCCGTCCCCCGACCCCGTCCCGTCCCGTCCGGCCGCGCCACGCGGCCGCCGACGCTCCGTCCGCCCGCTCGCGCTGCGCCTGCACTTCTACGCCGGCATCCTCGTCGCCCCGCTCCTGGTGGTGGCGTGCGTGACCGGCCTGCTCTACGTCGCCACGCCGCAGCTCGAGCCGCTCGTCTACCGGCACGAGCTGCGCGTCGACCCGCCCGCCGGCGCCCGGCCGCTCCCCCTCGTCGACCAGATCCGCGCCGCCCGCGCCGCCCACCCCGAGGGCACCATCGCGACGGTCCGGCCCGCGCCCGAGCGGGACGCCACGACCCGCGTCGTGCTCGACGTCGACGGCCTGCCCGAGGCCCGCCAGCGCACCGTCTTCGTCGACCCGTACCGCGGCGAGGTCCGCGGCGCCCTGCTCACGTCGGGCGAGTGGCTGCCGCTGCGCGCGTGGGTCGACGAGCTCCACCGCCACCTGCACCTGGGCGAGACCGGGCGCCTGTACAGCGAGACCGCCGCGGCGTGGCTGTGGGTCGTCGTGCTCGGCGGGCTCGTCCTGTGGTTCGGCCGCGGCCGCGCGGCCCGCCGGCGCCGCCCCTCCGGCGGGCGCGGCGTCACGGTCCGCCGCCACGCGTGGGTGGGCGTCGTCGCGGCCCTCGGCCTGCTCGCGCTGTCCGCGACCGGCCTGACGTGGTCGAAGCACACCGGCGACCACGTCACCGCGCTGCGCCAGGACCTGAACTGGCAGACGCCGGCCGTCGACGCCGGCGCGGGCGCGGGCGGCGAGCACGCCGGCCACGCGGGCCACGGCGAGGGCGGAGGGGCCGGCGCGCCGCTCAGCCCCGACGCGGAGAGCACCCGCTGGTCGGCGGTCGACGACGCGGTGCGCACCGCCGGGACGGCCGGGCTGGTCGCGCCGCTCGAGGTGACGCCCCCCGCGACCGACGGCGCGCGCTGGGCCGTGAAGGAGGTCCGCCGCACCTGGCCCGAGCGGCAGGACGCCGTGGCCGTCAACGCCGGCGGGACCCGCATCACGGACGTCTCGCGCTTCGCCGACTGGCCGCTCGCGGCCAAGCTCGCCCGCTGGGGCGTCGACGCCCACATGGGCCTGCTGTTCGGGATCTGGAACCAGCTGGCGCTCGCCGCCCTCGCGATCGCGCTGCTCGTGCTGATCGTCCTGGGCTACCGCATGTGGTGGCAGCGGCGGCCGAAGGGCGGGCCCCGCCTGGCGGTCGGCCGCCCGGTGCCGCGCGGCACGTGGCGCCAGCTGCCGACCCCCGGCCTGGTCCTGCTCGTCGCCGCCGCGGCGCTCGCCGGCTGGTTCATCCCGCCGCTCGGCGTCACCCTCGTCGCCTTCCTCCTCCTCGACGGCCTGCTGGCGCTCGTGCGCCGCCGGCGCCCCGCGGCCCGATGA
- a CDS encoding iron transporter: MTPTRTTALAAAAALALAGAVAGCGGSDDDGRVQASGTTAGAHAGHDMEGMDMGGTTGAPPSQADQQAHASTMQMRRLGTATAGDRKVELDVSDPTTFTVPEGGRFVTHRPRKGENAHVMLMLSDAETGDRLPDATITLRIVDAAGKVVSSGPQYPMIGMGMGLHYGDNVTIPKAGKYTAQLVVGPPMIGRHGDVAKRWTATTRAEIPFTWEGDAR; the protein is encoded by the coding sequence ATGACCCCCACCCGCACCACCGCCCTGGCCGCCGCGGCGGCCCTCGCCCTGGCCGGCGCCGTCGCCGGCTGCGGCGGCAGCGACGACGACGGCCGCGTCCAGGCGTCCGGCACCACCGCCGGCGCGCACGCCGGCCACGACATGGAGGGCATGGACATGGGCGGCACCACCGGCGCCCCGCCGAGCCAGGCCGACCAGCAGGCGCACGCGTCGACGATGCAGATGCGTCGCCTGGGCACCGCCACGGCCGGCGACCGCAAGGTCGAGCTGGACGTGTCCGACCCGACGACGTTCACCGTCCCCGAGGGCGGGCGCTTCGTCACCCACCGCCCGCGCAAGGGCGAGAACGCCCACGTGATGCTCATGCTCTCCGACGCCGAGACGGGCGACCGGCTGCCCGACGCGACGATCACGCTGCGCATCGTCGACGCCGCCGGCAAGGTCGTCTCGTCCGGGCCGCAGTACCCCATGATCGGCATGGGGATGGGCCTGCACTACGGCGACAACGTCACCATCCCGAAGGCCGGGAAGTACACCGCGCAGCTCGTCGTCGGGCCCCCGATGATCGGCCGGCACGGCGACGTGGCGAAGCGCTGGACGGCCACGACCCGCGCCGAGATCCCGTTCACCTGGGAGGGCGACGCCCGATGA
- a CDS encoding cytochrome c oxidase assembly protein, translated as MPLVLASTWPAQLAVVVPIVAAYGALFLVLVRNARRAPSGARVGWTHVLPFVAGVLAVLAAGAPPLSRTADDTLLGHMLQHVLLADVAGALLVLGLRAPLLSLGLPRPLLRAVAPGGRWGGAVRRLTSPWLAVGLFAAMQWTWAVPALLEATAQSSALHLLQHALLFYSGLLLWWVVIDPLGHRRHAPGIHRVVLVGLSRLATVAVCLPLTFLNTELFPDYAAKAVARGQDPIVQQQLAGAAMCLLEVVVFGLAIGAVLIDALRREERRHRLSERAVRHT; from the coding sequence ATGCCCCTCGTCCTCGCCAGCACCTGGCCGGCGCAGCTCGCCGTCGTCGTGCCGATCGTCGCCGCCTACGGCGCCCTGTTCCTCGTCCTCGTCCGCAACGCCCGACGCGCCCCAAGCGGCGCCCGCGTCGGCTGGACCCACGTGCTGCCGTTCGTCGCGGGCGTGCTCGCCGTGCTGGCCGCCGGCGCGCCGCCGCTGTCCCGGACCGCCGACGACACCCTGCTGGGCCACATGCTCCAGCACGTGCTGCTCGCCGACGTCGCCGGGGCGCTGCTCGTGCTCGGCCTGCGGGCGCCGCTGCTGTCCCTGGGCCTGCCGCGCCCGCTGCTGCGCGCCGTCGCGCCGGGCGGCCGGTGGGGCGGGGCGGTGCGCCGCCTGACCAGCCCGTGGCTCGCCGTCGGGCTGTTCGCGGCGATGCAGTGGACGTGGGCCGTGCCCGCGCTGCTCGAGGCGACGGCGCAGAGCTCGGCGCTGCACCTGCTCCAGCACGCGCTGCTCTTCTACTCCGGCCTGCTCCTGTGGTGGGTCGTGATCGACCCGCTGGGGCACCGGCGGCACGCGCCGGGGATCCACCGCGTCGTCCTCGTGGGCCTCTCGCGCCTGGCCACGGTCGCCGTCTGCCTGCCCCTGACCTTCCTGAACACCGAGCTGTTCCCCGACTACGCCGCGAAGGCGGTGGCCCGCGGGCAGGATCCGATCGTGCAGCAGCAGCTCGCCGGTGCGGCGATGTGCCTGCTGGAGGTCGTCGTCTTCGGGCTGGCGATCGGCGCGGTGCTGATCGACGCGCTGCGCCGCGAGGAGCGCCGGCACCGGCTGAGCGAGCGCGCCGTCCGGCACACCTGA
- a CDS encoding diiron oxygenase: protein MGTTTTAPRKQGEREAYEAMLRTLSEGSVHVHFDPYEDIAWDAPEMQMDPKDERWVLDPRVDPLGATAWYQAQPLERRIEIGRWRLMNSVKVGGAFESILIRGLMHYAMALPNGSPEFRYCLHEMTEECNHIQMFQELVNRAGADVPGMRPHFRATSSTLGYLGGYFPVVLMIGILAGEEPIDHFQKSILREKIALPPAVLRAMEIHIAEEARHISFADEFLRLYVPQLKRRQKAILSVAFPVIMRSLAGEIMTMPRSVQRRFGIPDDVFREAFWDSPHSKRIMASYFGDMRALATEIGLMTPLARRVWRRLGIDGEPSRYRGEPDRRATLVS from the coding sequence ATGGGCACCACGACCACAGCGCCGCGGAAGCAGGGCGAGCGCGAGGCCTACGAGGCGATGCTGCGCACGCTGTCCGAGGGGTCGGTGCACGTGCACTTCGACCCCTACGAGGACATCGCGTGGGACGCGCCCGAGATGCAGATGGACCCGAAGGACGAGCGCTGGGTCCTGGACCCGCGCGTCGATCCGCTCGGCGCGACCGCCTGGTACCAGGCGCAGCCGCTCGAGCGGCGGATCGAGATCGGCCGCTGGCGGCTGATGAACTCGGTCAAGGTCGGCGGCGCGTTCGAGTCGATCCTCATCCGCGGACTGATGCACTACGCGATGGCGCTGCCGAACGGCTCGCCCGAGTTCCGCTACTGCCTCCACGAGATGACGGAGGAGTGCAACCACATCCAGATGTTCCAGGAGCTCGTCAACCGGGCCGGCGCGGACGTCCCCGGGATGCGGCCGCACTTCCGCGCCACGTCGTCGACGCTCGGCTACCTGGGCGGCTACTTCCCCGTGGTGCTGATGATCGGCATCCTCGCCGGCGAGGAGCCGATCGACCACTTCCAGAAGTCGATCCTGCGCGAGAAGATCGCCCTGCCGCCCGCCGTCCTGCGCGCGATGGAGATCCACATCGCCGAGGAGGCGCGCCACATCTCGTTCGCGGACGAGTTCCTGCGCCTGTACGTGCCGCAGCTGAAGCGCCGGCAGAAGGCGATCCTCTCCGTCGCGTTCCCCGTGATCATGCGGTCGCTGGCCGGCGAGATCATGACGATGCCGCGGTCGGTCCAGCGGCGCTTCGGGATCCCGGACGACGTCTTCCGCGAGGCGTTCTGGGACAGCCCGCACTCCAAGCGGATCATGGCGTCGTACTTCGGCGACATGCGCGCCCTGGCGACCGAGATCGGCCTGATGACGCCGCTGGCCCGCCGCGTGTGGCGGCGCCTGGGCATCGACGGCGAGCCCTCCCGCTACCGCGGCGAGCCCGACCGCCGCGCGACCCTGGTGTCCTGA
- a CDS encoding 4Fe-4S binding protein: MPHVVTQSCVGDGSCVYACPVNCIQPTPDDPAFELAEMLHVDPTTCVDCGACTSACPVDAIKPHSELTADERAFELINAAYHREPRERAKLAPVRPPLTVRDREPLRVAIVGSGPAAMYAAEEVLTIPGAHVSVYERLPTPYGLVRTGVAPDHRRTRRVSRHFDLVRAHRGLTMHTGVEVGKDVTHAELLERHHAVIYAVGAAADRRLTIPGADQAGVLSATELVGWYNGHPDHVDRAVDLTSRRAVVIGNGNVALDVARILTADPDSLADSEIAPHALRALRRSAIEEVVVVGRRGAEHAAFTLPELVGLSATPGVALGVGAGELPAETGGDAKLELLAGLRPPAGARRRITLRFGLTPTAIAGDGAAAAVELRRTGAEPDDPGAGERLDAGLVISSIGYRGLPVAGLPYDAATGTVPNADGRVLVPETGDAAPGTYVVGWIKRGPSGFIGTNKACSQDTVAALVDDFNAGRLASPPSPVGDAADRAAARRRASLRRRARRRLAALR, encoded by the coding sequence ATGCCGCACGTCGTCACGCAGTCCTGCGTCGGCGACGGGTCGTGCGTCTACGCCTGCCCCGTCAACTGCATCCAGCCCACGCCGGACGACCCCGCGTTCGAGCTGGCCGAGATGCTCCACGTCGACCCGACGACGTGCGTGGACTGCGGCGCGTGCACGTCGGCGTGCCCCGTCGACGCGATCAAGCCGCACTCCGAGCTGACGGCCGACGAGCGGGCGTTCGAGCTGATCAACGCGGCGTACCACCGCGAGCCGCGCGAGCGGGCGAAGCTGGCGCCCGTCCGCCCGCCGCTGACGGTGCGCGACCGCGAGCCGCTGCGCGTGGCGATCGTCGGGTCCGGCCCCGCGGCGATGTACGCGGCCGAGGAGGTCCTGACGATCCCCGGCGCCCACGTCTCGGTGTACGAGCGGCTGCCCACGCCGTACGGCCTGGTGCGCACGGGCGTGGCGCCGGACCACCGCCGCACCCGGCGCGTGTCGCGTCACTTCGACCTGGTCCGCGCGCACCGCGGCCTGACGATGCACACGGGCGTCGAGGTCGGCAAGGACGTCACGCACGCCGAGCTGCTGGAGCGCCACCACGCCGTGATCTACGCCGTGGGCGCGGCCGCGGACCGGCGGCTGACGATCCCCGGCGCCGACCAGGCCGGCGTGCTGTCGGCCACCGAGCTCGTCGGCTGGTACAACGGCCACCCCGACCACGTCGATCGCGCCGTCGACCTGACGTCGCGGCGGGCGGTGGTCATCGGCAACGGCAACGTCGCCCTGGACGTCGCCCGCATCCTCACGGCGGACCCCGACAGCCTCGCGGACAGCGAGATCGCCCCGCACGCGCTGCGGGCGCTGCGGCGGAGCGCGATCGAGGAGGTCGTCGTCGTCGGCCGGCGCGGCGCCGAGCACGCGGCCTTCACGCTGCCCGAGCTCGTCGGCCTGAGCGCCACGCCGGGCGTCGCGCTGGGCGTGGGGGCGGGCGAGCTGCCGGCCGAGACCGGCGGCGACGCGAAGCTCGAGCTGCTGGCCGGCCTGCGCCCGCCGGCGGGCGCGCGGCGGCGGATCACCCTGCGCTTCGGCCTGACGCCGACGGCGATCGCGGGCGACGGCGCGGCCGCGGCCGTGGAGCTGCGGCGGACGGGTGCCGAGCCGGACGACCCGGGGGCGGGCGAGCGCCTGGACGCCGGGCTGGTGATCAGCTCAATCGGCTACCGCGGCCTTCCGGTGGCCGGCCTGCCGTACGACGCCGCGACGGGCACGGTGCCCAACGCCGACGGCCGCGTGCTCGTGCCCGAGACGGGAGACGCCGCGCCCGGCACGTACGTCGTGGGCTGGATCAAGCGCGGGCCTTCGGGCTTCATCGGCACGAACAAGGCGTGCTCGCAGGACACCGTCGCCGCGCTGGTGGACGACTTCAACGCCGGGCGGCTGGCGTCGCCGCCGTCGCCGGTCGGCGACGCCGCCGACCGTGCCGCGGCGCGGCGCCGGGCGTCGCTGCGGCGCCGCGCGCGCCGCCGCCTGGCCGCGCTGCGCTGA
- a CDS encoding TIGR03557 family F420-dependent LLM class oxidoreductase gives MKIGYFLSSEEYGPQELLDQARMAREAGFSGLWISDHYHPWNDVQGESAFVWSIIGALSQTVPGMPITTGVTAPTVRIHPAILAQAVATTAVLTGGAFRFGVGTGEALNEHVLGDAWPEADVRLEMLEEAVELMRELWTGKQVSHYGTHYAVENARIYTLPEKTPEVYVSAFGPKAAGVAARIGDGFCTVGPEKELIQKFRAGAKDGAVVQAGLKVRYSSDAAEARATAHRLWPNDALPGELAQILPTPAHFEQAAELVTEEQVAETIACGPDIDLHLERIQAYADAGVDELYVQQVGGGHEEFFAAYREHVLPTYH, from the coding sequence ATGAAGATCGGCTACTTCCTGTCCTCCGAGGAGTACGGCCCGCAGGAGCTGCTCGACCAGGCGCGGATGGCGCGCGAGGCCGGCTTCAGCGGCCTGTGGATCAGCGACCACTACCACCCGTGGAACGACGTCCAGGGCGAGTCGGCGTTCGTCTGGTCGATCATCGGCGCGCTGTCGCAGACCGTCCCCGGCATGCCGATCACGACGGGCGTGACCGCGCCGACGGTGCGCATCCACCCGGCGATCCTGGCCCAGGCGGTGGCGACGACGGCGGTGCTGACGGGCGGCGCGTTCCGCTTCGGCGTCGGCACCGGCGAGGCGCTGAACGAGCACGTCCTCGGCGACGCGTGGCCCGAGGCCGACGTGCGCCTGGAGATGCTCGAGGAGGCCGTCGAGCTGATGCGCGAGCTGTGGACCGGCAAGCAGGTCAGCCACTACGGCACGCACTACGCGGTCGAGAACGCGCGGATCTACACGCTGCCCGAGAAGACGCCCGAGGTGTACGTCTCGGCGTTCGGGCCCAAGGCGGCGGGCGTCGCGGCGCGGATCGGCGACGGGTTCTGCACCGTCGGTCCCGAGAAGGAGCTGATCCAGAAGTTCCGCGCGGGCGCGAAGGACGGCGCGGTCGTCCAGGCCGGCCTGAAGGTGCGCTACTCGTCCGACGCGGCCGAGGCGCGGGCGACCGCCCACCGGCTGTGGCCGAACGACGCGCTCCCCGGCGAGCTGGCGCAGATCCTGCCCACCCCGGCGCACTTCGAGCAGGCCGCCGAGCTGGTGACGGAGGAGCAGGTCGCCGAGACGATCGCCTGCGGGCCGGACATCGACCTGCACCTGGAGCGGATCCAGGCCTACGCGGACGCGGGCGTCGACGAGCTGTACGTGCAGCAGGTCGGCGGCGGCCACGAGGAGTTCTTCGCCGCCTACCGCGAGCACGTCCTGCCGACGTACCACTGA
- a CDS encoding MerR family transcriptional regulator: protein MSAQTDTTMRIGELARRAGVSARALRYYEEQGLLRPVRSESGQRRYDESAVEYVRFFQEMFAAGLTSTNIAQLLPCMAVGHTDAEQRAMLRRQRERIAERVATLTVALGRLDRIIAVTDGHPD, encoded by the coding sequence ATGAGTGCGCAGACCGACACGACGATGCGGATCGGCGAGCTGGCGCGGCGGGCCGGGGTCAGCGCCCGGGCGCTGCGCTACTACGAGGAGCAGGGCCTTCTGCGCCCGGTCCGCAGCGAGTCCGGGCAGCGCCGGTACGACGAGTCCGCCGTCGAGTACGTGCGCTTCTTCCAGGAGATGTTCGCCGCCGGCCTGACGAGCACGAACATCGCCCAGCTCCTGCCGTGCATGGCGGTCGGCCACACCGACGCCGAGCAGCGCGCGATGCTCCGCCGGCAGCGCGAGCGGATCGCCGAGCGCGTCGCCACGCTGACCGTCGCCCTCGGCCGGCTGGACCGGATCATCGCCGTGACGGACGGGCATCCGGACTAG
- a CDS encoding SDR family oxidoreductase — translation MNIDGSIALVTGANRGLGRAFAAHLLERGATKVYAAARRPEAVDLPGVEPVRLDITDPARVAELAGELGDVTLLINNAGTSAGVRLLDAGSDGLRDALGTHLFGSLDTARAFAPVLARNGGGAIVNVLSALSWLALPSATTYHVAKAAEWGLTNGLRLELLDQGTLVTGLHLGAADTDMTGDYDGPKLDPADVARAALDGVEAGAWEVLADDWSAQVKAALAGDPRDFHAAIAGMF, via the coding sequence ATGAACATCGACGGATCGATCGCGCTCGTCACGGGCGCCAACCGCGGCCTCGGCCGCGCCTTCGCCGCGCACCTCCTCGAGCGCGGCGCGACGAAGGTCTACGCGGCCGCTCGCCGGCCCGAGGCCGTGGACCTGCCCGGCGTGGAGCCGGTGCGGCTGGACATCACCGACCCGGCGCGGGTCGCCGAGCTCGCCGGCGAGCTCGGCGACGTGACGCTGCTGATCAACAACGCGGGCACGAGCGCCGGCGTCCGCCTGCTCGACGCCGGCAGCGACGGCCTGCGCGACGCGCTCGGCACGCACCTGTTCGGCAGCCTCGACACGGCGCGGGCGTTCGCGCCGGTGCTCGCCCGCAACGGCGGCGGCGCCATCGTCAACGTCCTCTCGGCGCTCTCGTGGCTGGCGCTGCCGAGCGCCACGACGTACCACGTCGCCAAGGCGGCCGAGTGGGGGCTGACGAACGGCCTGCGCCTGGAGCTGCTGGACCAGGGCACGCTCGTGACCGGCCTGCACCTGGGCGCCGCGGACACCGACATGACGGGCGACTACGACGGCCCCAAGCTCGACCCGGCCGACGTCGCCCGCGCCGCGCTCGACGGCGTGGAGGCCGGCGCCTGGGAGGTCCTGGCCGACGACTGGAGCGCCCAGGTCAAGGCGGCCCTCGCCGGCGACCCGCGCGACTTCCACGCCGCCATCGCCGGGATGTTCTGA
- a CDS encoding RNA polymerase sigma factor produces the protein MSSAMLSEARAVAASRAPTTEVAPDRAAVAARALTIARRTALGVLGDHAAADDVAQEVAITVVRSVQTLRDPAAMDAWIHRIAVRRAIKEARRDTARRAAELAGHARALPVATDAPTLRAQLDGALQLLGGLPARQRAALTLRYVHDLDDAAIAEALGCRAGTVRSLLSRGLASLRDASVDRDGADGRAGAPADPRPGRLDGPGHPGQPDRSDRRDRPGRTGNPDQPGHADHPDRPDRPDRPDRPGATSTVDQEDPRC, from the coding sequence GTGTCGTCCGCGATGCTGAGCGAGGCCCGAGCCGTCGCAGCGTCGAGAGCGCCGACGACCGAGGTCGCCCCCGACCGGGCGGCGGTCGCGGCGCGCGCCCTGACGATCGCCCGGCGCACCGCCCTGGGCGTCCTCGGTGACCACGCCGCGGCGGACGACGTCGCGCAGGAGGTGGCCATCACGGTGGTGCGGAGCGTCCAGACCCTCCGCGACCCCGCCGCGATGGACGCGTGGATCCACCGCATCGCGGTGCGCCGCGCGATCAAGGAGGCGCGGCGGGACACGGCGCGGCGGGCGGCCGAGCTCGCGGGGCACGCCCGCGCCCTCCCCGTGGCGACGGACGCCCCGACCCTGCGGGCGCAGCTCGACGGGGCGCTCCAGCTGCTCGGCGGACTGCCCGCGCGGCAGCGGGCCGCGCTGACGCTCCGCTACGTGCACGACCTCGACGACGCGGCGATCGCGGAGGCCCTCGGCTGCCGTGCCGGGACGGTGCGGTCGCTGCTCTCCCGGGGCCTCGCGAGCCTGCGCGACGCCAGTGTCGATCGTGACGGCGCGGACGGACGTGCTGGTGCCCCCGCCGACCCTCGTCCTGGCCGCCTCGACGGCCCTGGCCACCCTGGGCAGCCCGACCGTTCTGACCGACGCGACCGCCCTGGCCGCACTGGCAACCCCGACCAGCCCGGCCACGCTGACCACCCGGACCGCCCCGACCGCCCCGACCGACCTGACCGCCCCGGCGCCACGTCGACGGTCGACCAGGAGGACCCCCGGTGCTGA
- a CDS encoding HAMP domain-containing sensor histidine kinase yields the protein MSARLRLTLSYAGFLVFAGAVVLLGVYVVLRYVPNYPLTAANPRDDPAVASRQEILQAVVGASAVILAGLAVIGLAGGWVLAGWILRPLRDINAAARIAAAGRLDHRIRLAGRHDEFGELADSFDHMLERLHDAFAVQERFAANASHELRTPLTVTATLLDVARADPDGQDVPTLLERLRVTNARAIGLTEALLRLADANAVTAVSAPVDLAAIAGDVVTDHAREARERGIEIRPALEAAPTTGDELLLGQAIANLLQNALRHGRAPGTVRVTTEQRPDAVLLRVENDGPQLAADLAARLVEPFLRGEGRVARDGEPRGHGLGLTLVDRIVAVHAGTLTVTPRPAPAGGLTVEIRLPA from the coding sequence ATGAGCGCCCGACTGCGGCTGACGCTCAGCTACGCCGGCTTCCTCGTCTTCGCCGGGGCGGTCGTGCTGCTCGGCGTCTACGTCGTCCTGCGGTACGTGCCGAACTACCCGCTGACCGCCGCCAACCCGCGCGACGACCCCGCGGTCGCCTCGCGCCAGGAGATCCTGCAGGCCGTCGTCGGCGCGTCCGCGGTGATCCTCGCCGGCCTGGCCGTGATCGGCCTGGCGGGCGGCTGGGTCCTGGCGGGCTGGATCCTGCGGCCGCTGCGCGACATCAACGCCGCGGCGCGCATCGCCGCCGCGGGCCGCCTGGACCACCGCATCCGGCTGGCCGGCCGGCACGACGAGTTCGGCGAGCTGGCCGACAGCTTCGACCACATGCTCGAGCGGCTGCACGACGCGTTCGCCGTGCAGGAGCGGTTCGCCGCGAACGCCTCGCACGAGCTGCGCACGCCGCTCACGGTCACCGCCACGCTGCTGGACGTCGCCCGCGCCGACCCGGACGGGCAGGACGTGCCGACGCTGCTGGAGCGCCTGCGCGTGACCAACGCGCGGGCGATCGGCCTGACCGAGGCGCTGCTGCGGCTGGCCGACGCGAACGCGGTGACGGCCGTCTCGGCCCCCGTCGACCTGGCGGCGATCGCGGGCGACGTCGTCACCGACCACGCCCGCGAGGCCCGCGAGCGGGGGATCGAGATCCGCCCGGCGCTGGAGGCCGCGCCGACGACCGGCGACGAGCTGCTGCTCGGCCAGGCGATCGCCAACCTGCTGCAGAACGCCCTGCGGCACGGCCGCGCCCCCGGCACGGTGCGCGTCACCACCGAACAGCGGCCCGACGCCGTCCTGCTGCGGGTGGAGAACGACGGGCCGCAGCTGGCCGCCGACCTCGCCGCCCGCCTGGTTGAGCCGTTCCTGCGCGGCGAAGGACGGGTCGCCCGCGACGGCGAGCCGCGCGGCCACGGGCTGGGCCTGACCCTCGTCGACCGCATCGTCGCGGTGCACGCCGGCACCCTGACCGTCACCCCGCGCCCGGCCCCGGCGGGCGGGCTGACGGTCGAGATCCGCCTGCCCGCCTGA